From the genome of Macrobrachium nipponense isolate FS-2020 chromosome 29, ASM1510439v2, whole genome shotgun sequence, one region includes:
- the LOC135206042 gene encoding uncharacterized protein LOC135206042 isoform X2 — protein MTQPTDCNSPAETPPQPSNTTVSPRYLTEALRVDKGQDAKLVSWTTKDFTSKGDNFVSVITSVIVQYHAQGSEDLQDETYVVKIKQATENGSVSDFDNMVFNKEGKFLSELLPLLNAELAGIGHECLKVPRFLHAKWLENQNQLFLNDLRALKFKLYDRKMGLDPPHTRLVLCELGRLHAISHVLQSKRPKRTLNQDFNFLDWEWFTYSKKLKSSFEVLVSGGLITASLMAKEVGKNKAEQWFEAKSSTGVAMLAEQLVCDSPNFNVIGHGDCWINNLLFKYDDRGLPKEIYLLDLQFVRQSSLGTDLSYFFFTSLERTDRRERLEEMLTTYYDSFKSIVDAALIPMPFTPEELLEEYQRRTLFGLIMSSLLLPNILCDPEEVQHFDAGVDGCAGSYIERKRLRSLKMLQNNGVFRKRMVDLFDDIEELTDLT, from the exons TGACGCAGCCCACAGACTGCAACAGCCCAGCAGAAACACCACCACAGCCGAGCAACACCACTGTCTCTCCGAGGTACCTCACAGAGGCCCTGAGGGTCGACAAAGGCCAGGACGCGAAACTGGTATCCTGGACAACGAAGGACTTCACGTCCAAGGGCGACAACTTCGTCAGTGTCATCACCAGCGTCATCGTCCAGTACCATGCCCAGGGCTCAGAGGACCTGCAGGACGAGACCTACGTCGTGAAAATCAAGCAGGCGACTGAGAACGGTTCCGTCAGCGACTTCGACAACATGGTCTTCAACAAAGAAGGGAAATTCCTCTCCGAACTCCTGCCCCTGCTCAATGCGGAACTGGCGGGCATCGGGCACGAGTGCCTGAAGGTGCCCCGTTTCCTCCACGCCAAGTGGCTGGAGAATCAAAACCAGCTCTTTCTGAATGACCTGCGAGCTCTCAAATTCAAGCTCTACGACCGCAAGATGGGTCTAGACCCACCACACACAAGGCTCGTTCTGTGCGAGCTGGGCAGACTGCACGCCATCTCCCACGTCCTACAGAGCAAAAGACCGAAGAGAACCCTAAACCAGGactttaacttcctggattgggaGTGGTTCACTTACTCGAAGAAGTTGAAGTCCTCCTTCGAAGTCCTCGTGTCCGGAGGACTTATAACCGCCTCCCTGATGGCGAAGGAAGTCGGGAAGAACAAAGCGGAGCAGTGGTTCGAGGCGAAGTCTTCGACGGGGGTAGCCATGTTGGCTGAACAGCTAGTCTGCGATTCGCCGAATTTTAACGTGATTGGTCACGGCGACTGCTGGATTAATAACCTGCTGTTTAA GTACGACGACAGAGGCCTTCCAAAAGAAATCTACCTCCTCGACCTGCAGTTCGTCCGGCAGTCTTCTTTGGGCACCGACCTCAGCTACTTCTTCTTCACCAGCCTAGAGAGAACAGACAGGAGAGAGCGACTAGAGGAAATGCTGACGACTTACTACGACTCATTCAAGTCCATCGTGGACGCTGCATTGATACCCATGCCCTTCACGCCGGAGGAACTCCTAGAGGAGTACCAGCGTAGGACCCTCTTCGGGTTAATCATGAGCTCCCTGTTACTCCCGAACATCCTCTGCGACCCAGAGGAAGTTCAGCACTTCGACGCCGGCGTCGACGGGTGTGCGGGAAGTTACATCGAACGGAAGAGGCTGAGGAGTTTGAAAATGCTGCAGAATAACGGCGTCTTCAGGAAGAGAATGGTCGATTTATTCGACGACATTGAGGAACTGACGGACCTCACTTAA
- the LOC135206042 gene encoding uncharacterized protein LOC135206042 isoform X1, with the protein MSIHTVLLRALSLPGNDQCSYPPPGIQEEDEDEDDREVTQPTDCNSPAETPPQPSNTTVSPRYLTEALRVDKGQDAKLVSWTTKDFTSKGDNFVSVITSVIVQYHAQGSEDLQDETYVVKIKQATENGSVSDFDNMVFNKEGKFLSELLPLLNAELAGIGHECLKVPRFLHAKWLENQNQLFLNDLRALKFKLYDRKMGLDPPHTRLVLCELGRLHAISHVLQSKRPKRTLNQDFNFLDWEWFTYSKKLKSSFEVLVSGGLITASLMAKEVGKNKAEQWFEAKSSTGVAMLAEQLVCDSPNFNVIGHGDCWINNLLFKYDDRGLPKEIYLLDLQFVRQSSLGTDLSYFFFTSLERTDRRERLEEMLTTYYDSFKSIVDAALIPMPFTPEELLEEYQRRTLFGLIMSSLLLPNILCDPEEVQHFDAGVDGCAGSYIERKRLRSLKMLQNNGVFRKRMVDLFDDIEELTDLT; encoded by the exons TGACGCAGCCCACAGACTGCAACAGCCCAGCAGAAACACCACCACAGCCGAGCAACACCACTGTCTCTCCGAGGTACCTCACAGAGGCCCTGAGGGTCGACAAAGGCCAGGACGCGAAACTGGTATCCTGGACAACGAAGGACTTCACGTCCAAGGGCGACAACTTCGTCAGTGTCATCACCAGCGTCATCGTCCAGTACCATGCCCAGGGCTCAGAGGACCTGCAGGACGAGACCTACGTCGTGAAAATCAAGCAGGCGACTGAGAACGGTTCCGTCAGCGACTTCGACAACATGGTCTTCAACAAAGAAGGGAAATTCCTCTCCGAACTCCTGCCCCTGCTCAATGCGGAACTGGCGGGCATCGGGCACGAGTGCCTGAAGGTGCCCCGTTTCCTCCACGCCAAGTGGCTGGAGAATCAAAACCAGCTCTTTCTGAATGACCTGCGAGCTCTCAAATTCAAGCTCTACGACCGCAAGATGGGTCTAGACCCACCACACACAAGGCTCGTTCTGTGCGAGCTGGGCAGACTGCACGCCATCTCCCACGTCCTACAGAGCAAAAGACCGAAGAGAACCCTAAACCAGGactttaacttcctggattgggaGTGGTTCACTTACTCGAAGAAGTTGAAGTCCTCCTTCGAAGTCCTCGTGTCCGGAGGACTTATAACCGCCTCCCTGATGGCGAAGGAAGTCGGGAAGAACAAAGCGGAGCAGTGGTTCGAGGCGAAGTCTTCGACGGGGGTAGCCATGTTGGCTGAACAGCTAGTCTGCGATTCGCCGAATTTTAACGTGATTGGTCACGGCGACTGCTGGATTAATAACCTGCTGTTTAA GTACGACGACAGAGGCCTTCCAAAAGAAATCTACCTCCTCGACCTGCAGTTCGTCCGGCAGTCTTCTTTGGGCACCGACCTCAGCTACTTCTTCTTCACCAGCCTAGAGAGAACAGACAGGAGAGAGCGACTAGAGGAAATGCTGACGACTTACTACGACTCATTCAAGTCCATCGTGGACGCTGCATTGATACCCATGCCCTTCACGCCGGAGGAACTCCTAGAGGAGTACCAGCGTAGGACCCTCTTCGGGTTAATCATGAGCTCCCTGTTACTCCCGAACATCCTCTGCGACCCAGAGGAAGTTCAGCACTTCGACGCCGGCGTCGACGGGTGTGCGGGAAGTTACATCGAACGGAAGAGGCTGAGGAGTTTGAAAATGCTGCAGAATAACGGCGTCTTCAGGAAGAGAATGGTCGATTTATTCGACGACATTGAGGAACTGACGGACCTCACTTAA